The Methanohalophilus levihalophilus genome has a segment encoding these proteins:
- a CDS encoding GbsR/MarR family transcriptional regulator yields the protein MEEAKKDFENVVYQSMKSYGLDDLSSKLFAVLYSATEALTLDELSKMTGYSLSAVSAQMKLLSGIKLVEKTKKSGSKKLYFSVQRDMLKMSLNAIQAKNQAMVVPALQNLPPIIERCKNSDAEDAKEMLSIIENYYQQMAALELIFKKLTEYVEELRGEVNKR from the coding sequence ATGGAAGAAGCAAAAAAAGATTTTGAAAATGTGGTATACCAGAGCATGAAGTCATACGGACTTGATGATTTATCATCGAAATTGTTTGCGGTACTTTATTCCGCAACAGAAGCCTTGACTTTGGATGAGCTTTCGAAAATGACCGGATACAGCCTTTCAGCAGTTAGTGCCCAAATGAAACTGCTTAGTGGAATAAAACTGGTGGAGAAAACAAAAAAATCCGGCTCAAAGAAATTATACTTCTCGGTTCAACGGGATATGCTGAAAATGAGCCTCAATGCGATACAGGCTAAGAATCAGGCTATGGTAGTGCCAGCACTTCAAAACCTTCCTCCAATAATTGAAAGATGCAAAAATAGTGATGCAGAAGATGCAAAAGAAATGCTCAGTATTATCGAAAATTACTATCAACAAATGGCTGCATTAGAATTGATTTTCAAGAAATTAACTGAATATGTAGAAGAACTCAGGGGAGAGGTGAATAAAAGATGA
- a CDS encoding COG1361 S-layer family protein, whose protein sequence is MNLNFRLCCLLFALSIIFTGVASADFTDGIICVKAEIKELSPSSVGIDEEFTLAIDLESCGTKAPEGITFEIISIPSDIVVIEDLVTTIDEFSYPTSERHLVYHMRTTPDANPGPHIIKMKLTYDNKELETTKYYEVDVRVTGEDAEPRVSSITTSPEYIYEGDTVDLTLGIENYGEAIAKSVSVRVDHDFEGIKNSTIGTLGLNGSQTALFKFKANASGEFRIPVTIEYEDDFGKQSDEHNITITVLDKKGSLNLASVKVDPVIPYVDDTVELTMRIENSGDRTINSIRVYADHPFKGVKESFIGTLDPDEDGPAVLTFIADEAGEYEIPITITYIDDFGEEQVDTKINIIVLESSSGAGTAVAILLVLAVIGGLVYYNYRMKRSKDEIIKQLMEDSNNSAGKKEDGNE, encoded by the coding sequence ATGAATCTGAATTTTAGACTTTGCTGTTTGCTGTTTGCTCTCAGCATTATATTTACAGGAGTGGCTTCAGCTGACTTTACTGACGGAATAATATGCGTAAAAGCAGAAATTAAGGAATTGAGTCCAAGTTCTGTTGGCATTGACGAAGAATTCACACTTGCTATCGATCTTGAGAGCTGTGGAACCAAGGCTCCTGAAGGCATTACCTTTGAAATCATCAGTATCCCTTCGGACATCGTAGTAATTGAAGATCTCGTAACTACAATTGATGAATTCTCATACCCTACAAGTGAAAGGCATCTTGTGTACCACATGAGAACGACCCCTGATGCAAATCCCGGTCCTCACATCATTAAGATGAAACTGACATATGACAATAAAGAACTGGAAACAACCAAGTACTACGAAGTTGATGTCAGGGTAACAGGCGAAGATGCAGAACCCAGAGTTTCTTCCATCACAACCAGTCCCGAATACATCTATGAAGGAGATACAGTTGATCTGACATTGGGCATAGAAAATTACGGGGAGGCAATTGCAAAGTCCGTTTCTGTTAGAGTGGATCATGATTTTGAAGGAATCAAGAACTCAACAATTGGTACCCTTGGTCTCAATGGAAGCCAAACTGCTTTGTTCAAGTTTAAGGCAAATGCATCCGGGGAATTCAGGATACCTGTCACCATTGAATATGAAGATGATTTCGGCAAGCAAAGTGATGAACACAACATCACGATAACCGTACTTGATAAAAAAGGAAGCCTGAATCTGGCATCTGTTAAGGTAGACCCTGTAATTCCTTATGTCGATGATACCGTCGAGCTGACCATGAGAATCGAGAACTCCGGCGACAGGACAATTAATTCAATCCGCGTTTATGCTGATCACCCATTCAAGGGGGTAAAAGAATCCTTTATCGGAACCCTGGATCCCGATGAGGACGGGCCTGCAGTTCTCACTTTCATAGCAGACGAAGCCGGAGAATACGAAATACCGATTACCATCACTTATATTGATGATTTTGGTGAAGAGCAGGTCGATACAAAGATCAACATCATCGTTCTGGAAAGCAGCAGTGGAGCAGGAACCGCTGTAGCAATCCTGCTTGTCCTGGCAGTTATTGGTGGTTTGGTTTACTACAATTACAGGATGAAAAGATCAAAAGACGAAATCATCAAACAGCTAATGGAAGATAGTAATAACTCTGCTGGCAAAAAAGAAGATGGTAATGAATAA
- a CDS encoding GNAT family N-acetyltransferase, protein MLIRSESSSDYVGISKLNDEAFGRPNESKLVADLRKNPGFVSDLSFVAEQDGQIVGHVLFFPITISTPTGSVQSLSIAPLSVLPPCQGQGVGSVLIRAGIDEAEELGYTSVIVVGPSEYYSMFGFEPAGKWNLRCPYDVPDEAFMGLELVENSLDIGGGVVEFPPEYDDAI, encoded by the coding sequence ATGTTAATACGATCTGAATCGTCTTCGGACTACGTGGGGATATCGAAATTAAACGATGAAGCTTTCGGAAGACCAAATGAAAGCAAGCTTGTTGCAGATCTCCGCAAGAATCCCGGATTTGTCAGTGATCTATCCTTTGTTGCAGAGCAGGATGGACAGATTGTAGGTCATGTTTTGTTTTTCCCGATTACAATTTCCACGCCAACTGGTAGTGTGCAGTCCCTTTCCATAGCACCACTTTCCGTACTCCCCCCATGTCAGGGTCAGGGTGTTGGAAGTGTTCTCATAAGGGCCGGAATAGATGAGGCCGAAGAACTTGGTTATACTTCAGTCATTGTCGTTGGGCCATCTGAATACTATTCGATGTTTGGTTTTGAGCCTGCTGGAAAATGGAATCTCCGCTGTCCATATGACGTTCCGGACGAAGCATTCATGGGCCTTGAACTGGTAGAAAACTCCCTTGACATTGGTGGTGGAGTGGTCGAGTTTCCTCCGGAATATGATGATGCGATTTGA